The genomic DNA AACCATTGTGAAAGAAATTTCCTTGGCTTGGCCTTTTTAGTTTTTCTCGCAACGGGTTAGAAAAAGATTTCCCTTTTTGGTAAAATAATAATATGAACGAAAATTCTATGTATCACGATTATGATGTGCCGCAGGATTTACAATTTAAGACGGCCGATATTATCCGCATGGGCGGATTGGATTGTTCTGCCAAACTAAGCACAAAATATTTCGAAGATATCTTTGCCGCGCCGAATAAAATTACCCAAGTATCGGTGGAACTTTCGTTTTCTGTTGCCAGCAAAGAAATACTGGTTCGCGGCAAAATAAACGGCGAGCGCGAAGTGGAATGTGCCCGTTGTTTACAGAGGGAAACCCAGCCTTTTGGCGAAGAATTTTTGGAAACCTATAGCATCAAGGGCGAAATAATTGATATAATGTTACTTGTGCGGCAAACGCTTGCGTTGACCGAAGATATCCGTTTTCTGTGTAAGCCCGATTGCAAAGGTTTATGTTCTCTTTGCGGGCAAAATTTGAATATCGCTTCGTGCGATTGCAAGCCGGAAAACTTGTCGCCCTTTGCAGCATTAAAAGGAAAATTTAAGTAATTAATCTAGCACTTTACTAGAGTAGAATAGGAGTATTACCAATGCCGAATCCGAAGAAAAAACACACTCGCTCCCGCCGGGACATGAGAAGATCTCACAACTCTGGGGTAGAACTTCCCCAACTCGTGGCCTGCCCGAACTGCAAATCTCCCAGACTGCCTCACAACGTCTGCCCGACCTGCGGTTTTTATAAGGACAGAGTGGTAGTGGCCCCTAAAGCCAAAACCGAAACCCCCGAAGCCAAATAACACCTGTTATGAAAATAGCCTTGGACGCCTTAGGCGGAGATTACGGCGCAAAACCCAATGTTGAGGGAGCTTTGAAAGCTGCCAAGAACCTCGGTTTAGAGATTATCTTGGTAGGGGACGAAGCCGTCTTGCGTCGTGAACTTCGCGAACATGGGTATGCGGATATGCCGAAAAATATTTCCATTGTCCACGCCCCCGACACCATTGATATGGGTGCAGAACCCGCCAAAGAGTGTCGCAATAAAAAAGGCGCCAGCATTGTGGTATGCGCTAACCTGGTCCGCAAGGGCCAGGCGGACGCGTTTGTATCCGCCGGGCATTCCGGTGCGGCCATGGTGGCTGCTTTGTTTGGTATGGGGCGCATCAAAGGCGTACAACGCCCTGCTATTGCCTCTCCCATGCCCACATATAAAGGGGTAAGTTTGTTGTTAGACGCCGGCGCCAATGCCGATTGCAAACCTATTCACCTTTTGCAATTTGCCGTCATGGGTTCTGCTTATATGCAGAAAGTTTTTGATATCCCCGCTCCGTCGGTGGGCATTTTGTCTATCGGTGAAGAAGAAACCAAAGGGAACTTTTTAGTAAAAAACACGATTCCGCATATGCGCGAAATCGGGGTAAACTTTAGAGGTACTTTGGAAGGCCGCGATGTGAACACCGGTGATGCGGATGTAATCGTTTGTGACGGTTTCGTCGGCAACATCGTTCTAAAAATGGCGGAAGGGTTAGCCAAAACCATGATTAACATGATTAAGCGCGAAGTGAAAAAACGCCCGCTTGCCATTTTGGGCGCCCTTCTTTCCAAAGGTGCTTTTAAGGCTGTTAAAAATCACACCAACCCCGATTGCTACGGCGGGGCTCCCTTAGTGGGGGTCAACGGCGTGGCGATTATCGCTCACGGAAAATCTAACGATTTCGCTATTTATAACGCATTGAAAACGGCCGCTCGCTTGGTGGAAAAAGATTTCATCGGCGATGTATCCGCTAAAATGGAAGCCCTTAAACCTACTTTCGATGCGATTGAACAAGAAATTCACCAGGAGGAAAACTAATGGCGGATTTCAAAGGGAAAAATGTAATGATTACCGGCGCCACGCGCGGAATCGGCTATGCTTTGGCTGAAGAGTTTGCCAAAGCCGGGGCCAATTTGGCGGTGTGCGGCACAAGTGAAACTGCCCTTAAAGAAGCGGCCGAAAAACTTTCGGCTTTCGGCGGCAAAGTATATGTGCAAAAGGTAAATGTTGCCAGCAGTGAAGATTGCGATTCTTTTGTGGAAAACACTTTTAAGACTTTCGGTTCTTTAGATGTGCTCGTCAACAATGCTGGTATCACGAAAGACAATTTAACCGTCCGCATGAGCGAACAAGATTGGGACGATGTAATTGCCGTGAATTTGAAAGGAACGTTTTTAATGTCCAAAGCCGCGCTTAAAGTGATGTTCAAAAAAAGATGCGGCAATGTGGTTAACATTTCTTCCGTTGTGGGGGAAATGGGTAACCCCGGCCAGGCTAACTATGTGGCCAGTAAAGCGGGCATTATCGGGCTTACCAAAACGCTTGCCAAGGAATTCGGTTCCCGCGGCGTGCGTGTAAATGCGGTGGCCCCGGGTTTTGTGCAAACCGCTATGACGGACGCCTTACCCGAAGATGTAAAGGCAAAGGCTTTGGAAGCTGTGCCTCTTAAACGATTTGCAACAACGCAGGATATCGCCAAAGCAGTTATGTTTTTGGCCAGCGAAGACGCCTCGTATATTACGGGGCATGTTCTCGCCGTCAACGGCGGGCTTTATATTTAGATTTACATATTGTAAACAAGGGTAAGCCCCTTAAAAATTACGGAGGACTAAAATGTCTGTAGAAAACGTGCAAGAAAGAGTAAAAAATATTATCGTAGAACAGTTGGGTGTTGAAGCCGACCAAGTGAAACCGGAAGCCCAGTTCGTAAACGATTTGGGTGCCGACTCCTTGGACACGGTAGAACTCATCATGGCTTTGGAAGAAGAATTTGATGTTGAAATTCCCGATGAAAAAGCCGAAAAAATCAAAACGGTAGGCGAAGCCATCAGCTATATCGAAGAAAACGCCAAAAAATAAAGTGTATACCGGTATTGAAAAAATTATCGGTTACCGCTTTACAAATAAGGATATTTTAAAGGAAGCACTCACTCACAAATCCTACGCCGGGGAACGCCGCAGCGCCAAACATAACGAGCGCTTGGAGTTTTTGGGAGACAGTATTTTAGGTGCAATCGTTGCCGATTACATCTATAACCAATGCCCTCATGTAGAAGAGGGAGTGCTTTCTAAAATAAAATCTAACCTTGTTTCCAGGCGGAACCTGTATCTTTGGGGTAAGCAACTGGGCTTGGGGCAGTATATGCTCCTGGGCCACGGGGAATTGGCTACCGGCGGGAGAGAGCGCGACAGTATTATCTCTAACGCGGTGGAAGCCGTTTTGGGTGCTATTTATTTAGATGGCGGTTATCCGGCGGCGGAGTCCGTGGTGTTGCCGTGGGTTAAAACCCAAGCGCTTACGCAAGATACACGCGATTTTAAGAGTTTGTTGCAAGAGTATTTACAAAAAAGAGGGCAACAAACTCCTACTTATGAAGTAATTCAAACCGTTGGGCCGGAACACGACAAAGTGTTTACCGTTCGAGTGAGCCTGGCGGATAAAGAACTGGGGGTTGGCAAAGGGCATAACAAAAAAATGGCCGAACAAGCCGCCGCCCAAGATGCTTTTGAACGCATGAAAAAATAGAAGAGGACGATTTATGCTCCCTACCAAAAAACCTTCTTCCCGTGTTTCCTTGCAATCGGAAAAGAAAGTGCCGGTTAAGGGTTCCTCTTTGATGGCCAAACCGTGGCTCGTTTTGGCCTTTATTGCTGCTCTTCCTGTCTTTTTGTTACTCGCTTTTACCTTCAAAAGCGGTTATTCTCCCAGCAGTCGTAAGCCCGGCAAATACGATAAAATTGTTTCCGTCAAAACTTCCACCGAAATTGCCGACCAAGCCACCGCGGCCTTGCAACGCAAAGATACCCAAACTTTTCTGGATATTCTCCAACAACAAGTAGGGGCCAATATCAATATGGTAAATGGAAAAGGGGATACCTTGTTGTTGGCAGCAGTATCTATGGGAAATTTAGAAGCCGTACAACAGTTGATTCTCGCCGGGGCTGATGTAAATAAAAGAAATGCCTTTACAAAAGATACCCCTATCCTCCGCAGCTTATACGGGGATAATGCCGAAATTACGCGCCTCTTGGTTTATTCCGGTGCGGATATCAATGTGAAGAATAACTATAATCACTCTCCCATGTTTTTGGCTTTGGAAAAACAAAAAGGGGAGTTTATCGATTTGTTCCTTTCCAGCGGTGTAAAAGAAGGGTTGAATACGGACTATCTTTTCCGTGCCGTTGCCAAGAAAAATTATATGGGTGTACTCGCCATGCTTAAGGGGGGGGTGAAACCCAATGTTAAAAATACAAAAGGCAATACTCCTTTGATTATTGCCGCATCGCTTGGAGATGTGCCGACGGTTCAATCTTTAATGGCCTACGGAGCTGATGTAAATGCGGCCAATAACGATGGAAATACGCCCCTTATCTATGCTGCTCGTTACAATCACCCCGGTGTTATTCGCGAGTTATTAAAACCTCAAATGATGCAAGTTCCGTTAGATGTAAACATGCAAAATAAGTTAGGGCAAACCGCGCTTTATTGGGGGGCGGCTAAAGGGTATGAAGAGGTTGTTCGCCGTTTGCTCGCGGCCGATGCCGACCCGACCATTTCTGCTAACGACGGGCTAGTGCCTTACATGGTGGCACAAAAAAATAAGCGCGTGCAGGTTTTGCCGTGGTTTGAAAAGAATTTGGTAGAAGTAAAGAACAGCGTAATTGAGCAGGATAATGCCGCTTTGGCTGCCCAAGCCAAAGCCGAAGGGCGCGAACTGCCCACTCAAACCGAAACCGCTCCCGAAAAACCCGTTACGGACGACGATATCTTTAAGGCCGCCGCGGAAGGGGACGAAGAACTTGCCGAACGCGTGCTGGATCAAAATAAAGCCGTTGTGTTTAATAAGAACAAAGCAGGCGATACGCCCCTGTTGGTTGCCGTATTAAACGGAAAAACGAATATGGTAGATTTTTTGTTGGATAACGGTTCTCGCTTATTTGATGCTTCGGGCAGAGGAAATGTTTTCCATATTGCGGTTACCAATAACGATATGGTTATGTTGAAACATTTGGTGGCCCAAGCCCGTCGGGAAGGGCGCTTGGCCATGATGCTTGAATATAAGGCTCGCCGCCCCGGTCAAAAACAAACTTTTACTCCTCTCGGTTTTGCCGCTTTAGATTGCAACCGGGAAATGTATAAGTACTTGGTTTCCATGGGTGCCAAACCGGGAACTCTTACCAACGGACAAAACTTGCTGGGCTTTGAATCTCCCGCTGATTTAATGGCCAAATGTAAGGCAAAACCGACAGCGGCCAAGACGCTTAAAAAATAACCGATTTTAGATAAAAAAAGGACATAAGAAAATTTCTTATGTCCTTTTTTTTACAATCTTTTTTTATGCTTCCAGGCGGATAATGATGTAAATAATCAGCGTAAGGGCGGTTGTAATTCCCGTCAGCCACCAAGTCAGTTTCCAAGTAAATCCTGCACAAAGCAAAATAATAAAAGAGATAAACCCTACTAACAGGCCGCCTAATAAGGCTATCAAAATCAAAAAGGGAATTGTCAGCCCGGGGCCCATTTCTCCGCTGCCGATCGTCATGGTTACCAAGGAATAAATCATCGCCAGCAGGCAGGTGGTACATACGCCCAAAGCCGGGAAACACGCCCCACCGAGGGCTTGTAGTAGTCTCGTAATAAAAGTCATTTCCTTCTCCAAATAAAAATGCCCTATGCCGAAGCATAGGGCATTTTTATGAGATTACATTGTAATGCGTCTGGTTACATTATCCTTGCGGAAGCACTCAATGGTGTCGCCTTCGGCAACGCCTTTGAAGCCTTCAATCAGGATACCGCACTCATAGCCTTTTTCCACTTCTTTTACATCGTCTTTGAAGCGTTTAAGGCCCCCGATTTTACCATGGCCCACTTCGGTACCGTTGCGTTTAATGCGCACTTCGTACCCGCGAATCATGGTACCCGATTCTACAAACGAACCGGAAATCAAACCGGAACTGAGTTTCATTACTTTGCGAATTGTTGCCGTGCCCACGACTGTTTCCACCACATCGGGTTCCAACAACCCTTCCATGGCGGCTTTGATATCTTCCAATAATTCAAAGATAATCGTGTAGCGGCGGATTTCGATGCCTTCGCGTTCGGCTTCGGCTTGCGCTTTGTGTTCCACATCTACATGGAAACCGATAACAACCGCGTTAGAGGCTTTGGCGAGCAAAATGTCGGACTCGTTGACATTACCGGGAGCGGAAAGGATAATATCCACTTCCACTTCGTCGGACGGAATACGCAAGAGCGCATCTTTAATGGCTTCGATAGAACCTTGCACGTCGGCCTTCAAGATAAGGCTGAGTTTTTTGACAGTGTTTCCGTTTTCGTCGTTTTTAGCCAGGTTCATCAAAGACACTTGCTTGCGGTGGGCCTGCGAGTCTTCTTTTTGGGCCAATTTGCGTTTTTCGGCCGCGTAGCGGGCTTCTTTTTCACTCGGCATAATGTAGAGAGTATCCCCTACTTGCGGCGGTTCGCCGTTGATACCTAAAATTTCAGCCGGAACGCTGGGGCCGATTTTTTGATAGCGTTGGGAATTTTCATCAATAAGCGCGCGGATACGGCCGGAGTTTGTGCCTACGATAAAAGGATCGCCCACTTTCATGGTGCCTTTTTGTACCAGTACTGTAGCCACTACACCGCGTTTGTTATCGCGTTTACTTTCCAAAATAACACCCACGCCGGGTCTGTCCGGGTTGGCTTTCAGTTCCATCATTTCGGCTTGCAGCGCAATCATTTCCAAAAGTTTATCAATGTTGATATTCTTTTTGGCGGAAATTTCTACGAAAATGGTGGTACCTTGCCACTCTTCGGGCACAAGTCCGCGGGCGGCTAAATCTTGTTTAACGCGGTCTACATTGGCGCCGGGCAAGTCGATTTTATTAACGGCCACGATAATCGGGGCACCGGCAGCCTTAGCGTGTTCCATGGCTTCTACCGTTTGGGGCATGATGCCGTCCGTAGCGGAGACAACAAGCACTACAATATCGGTAGCTTGGGCACCGCGGGCACGCATAGCGGTAAAGGCTTCGTGACCGGGGGTATCCAAGAAGGTAAGGGTGCCGCGCGGAGTTTTTACGCGGTACGCACCAATGTGCTGGGTAATAGCGCCCGCTTCTCCGGCTACTACATTAGATTTGCGGATAGCGTCGAGCAAACTGGTTTTACCATGGTCCACGTGACCCATAATGGTGATGACAGGGCTTCTGGGTTGCAAGGAGGCCGGGTCGTCTTGGGTATCCATAAGGGCCAAGGTTTCTTGGTTCAAATCTTCTTCTACAAGTTCTGCCTTAAAACCGCAATCGTCCACGATTAGTTCAATCATGTCTTTTTCCAACCGTTGGTTAATGGTAGCGAAAATGCCCATCATCATCAATTTTTTAATAAAGTCATTGGTTTTGATGTTCATTTTTTCAGCCAATTCTTTTACGGTCGGTTGCCCCACAATGCGAATTACTTTTTCGTCTTTTTTGGGGGCCTGCGGTTGAACGGGCTTTTGCTGGCCGTGACGGTTGGTGTTAGCCGGGTGTTGCGGCCGATTTTCCTGCGGTTGAGCCGCGGGCTTGGGCGCAGGTTGCGGGGCCGGGGCCGGTTTCGGTTCGTTGACGGGAGCCGGTTGCGGCTTGGGTGCAGGTTGTTGGGCCGGGGCCGGTTTTACTTCCGGCTTCGGCGCTTCTTGCACCGCAGGGGCGGCTTGTTGCACCGGCTGAACGGATTGTTGTTCCGTTTTTTCTTCTACAACTGGACTCTCTGCTTTTTTAGTAGCCGCTTTTTTGGTAGCGGTTACTTTTTTGGCCGTGGTCTTTTTGGCGGCGGTTTTGGTAGCCGTCGTTTTTTTAGCGGTTGTTTTTTTAGTCGCGGCGGTTTTGGCCGTGGCTTTTTTGGCAGCCGGCTTTTTCTTGGCAGTAGATTCTTCTTCGGTATTAGTTGTTTTCTTGGTTGTCGTCATTCACTGCCTCCTGCGGCTGGGCAGATTTTTCTGCCAAATACTTTTTGGCGCCTTCAATAATTTTAGCGGCGGTTTTATCCCCAATGCCTTGCACGGTGGACAAATGTTCCGGTTCTAATTCGGCAATTTGTTCCACAGTAGTAAAGCCGGATTTTTGCAACACTTCCGCCATTTTGGGGCCGATGCCTTCTACATCAGCCAAAACGGCTTGCACGGCGGCAGTGGCTTCTTTTCCTTCTTGGGCTTTTTGAGATTCGCTCTTTACTTCCAAGTTCCAGCCGGTGAGTTTAGAGGCGAGTTTAATATTTTGCCAATCTTTACCGATAGCAATAGCCAATTGATCGTCCGGTACGATTACCGTGGCGCGTTTTTCGGCGAGGCTGTCGATTTTTACAAAGTCCGCTTTTGCCGGGGCTAAGGCGTTCATGATAACGGTGGACACATCATCGGAATAGTTGATAAGGTCGATGCGTTCGCCGGAGAGTTCGTTCATAACGGCACGAATACGAATCCCGCGCATACCTACACAAGTACCGATAGGGTCGATTTTGTTATCAATGCTTTTTACCATTACTTTGGCGCGGAAGCCGGGGTCGCGTTGGATATTTTTAATTTCCACGATACCTTCGTTGATTTCCGGCACTTCCACTTTGAAAAGTTCTTCCAAGAATTTGCCGTTGGCGCGGGACAAAATGACATACGGCCCGCGTTGGCCTTTATCCATTTTGAAAGCGGCCGATTTGTAGCGGGCGAGAACCGGGTCATCACCGATGTTGGCCAAGTCGTTTTGGTTGAGTACTTTGGTGATGATGGCTTTTACGCGGGAACCGTTAGCATAGCGTTCTTTTTTGATTTGTTCGCAGTAGGGCAAGATGGCTTCCACTTTCCCTAAGTCCACGATAATATCGCGGTCGGAAAAGCGACGCACGGAACCCGTGATTACTTCGCCTTCGCGGGGTTTAAATTCTTTGTAAAAGTTGTCACGTTCAATACCGCGTACTTTTTGGATAAGCACTTGTTTGGCAATTTGCGCGGCAATACGGGAGAAATCTTCCACTTCCAAGGTGTGGGTTACCACATCGCCGGCTTTGGGGTCTTTCAAATAGGCTTTGGCGCCTTCCACATCAATTTCGGTTTCCGGGTTGGTAACAAGTTCCACTACATTGAGGGTTTGAAAGGCTTTGATAGAGCCGTTTTCTACATCGATTTTCGCACTGATTTGGGCGGTTTTACCCAAGTTTTTGCGAAGTGCGGAAACGAGGGCGTCTTCAATCGTTTTCAAGATATCGGCGCGTTTAATATTTTTTTCTCTTTCCAAGCCTTCTAAGGCGAGGACTAAATCTTTTGCAGTTCCTTCCATTTTTGTTGTTCTCCTTTTGTGTCTGGTTAAAATTTAAGGACAGGGTCCAAATTTGCTTTTTTAATATTGTCGTAGGCGAAGCGGAATTGGTTTGTTCCGTCGTCTAATGTAAATTCGGTGTCGCCCGCTTCGGCGATGACACCCGTGAAAAACCCACGGCCTTCCAACGGTACTTTCAGCACCAATTTCACGCGGTGAGTTACAAATTGCTTAAAGTGAGCCGGTTTTTTAAGTACGCGGTGCACTCCGGGGGAAGACACTTCCAAAATATAAGCGCCGTCAATCAGGTTTTCCATTTCCAAAATGGAATCGATTTTATCGGTCAGTTCGCCGCAATCGTCCAGCGTTACGCCGCCTACTTTATCCACGAAAAATTGGAGCAGTTTTTTCTTGCCTTGATTTTGAATGACAAGATCCACCAATTCCACTTGTTCGTTTTCCAAGGCTTTCGCCACGGTTTGTTCAATGGTTTTCGGGTCTCTCATAATTACTCCTTGTTAAAACCTTATTAAGGAAAGAGCGACTTGTTACCAAGTCGCTCTTTCTAATACACTAATATACTACCATTTGGGGGGTACAATGTCAAATTTCTTTTACGCGTACGGAAGAAAAACTAATCAGTTTTTTGCGTTGACCAATAAAAACAGGCTGGCTAAAATGAAAATGTAGTAAGTAACTGTATTATCAGTTAGGGGGATAACATGAATAAAAAATGGATGTTTATTGCCGGGGCCGTTTTATTTTGTACGGCTCTTGCTTTTGCCCAAGAGGGCAGTATAACCTATGGCGAAGCAGCCGTAGTGAGCGGGCCTGACGGTGTTGCGGTAGTGGGGGAAGAAGTAACCTACCCGACGCAGGCTTCCCAAAATGTAAAAAAAGCCGCCGATGCTAAAAAAGCCGCGGCTAAAAAAACCATAGCCAATTCCAAGGCTTATCAAGAAAAACTGGGCGCCCAAGCCACCCAAAAGGCCAACGCCGCCGCCCTTAAAAAAGGCGAACCTGCTTTGAAAGTAAACAAAACGACGACCACCACCAATGTCTATGATGTAAGTGTAACCGATAAAAAAGGTACCACCGATTACGGTATTGTGGAAGAAACCGTTACCAACGCACAAGGCAGCAAAACCACCGGCGGGGTAATTTACAGCAACTATACGCCCAGTAAAGTGGCGCGCGCTAACGAAAAAGGCATGGAAGTTTCCTTCGCGGCCGGTATGGGGCTTAGCATGAATGAAGATCGCCTGGGCGACCGTTACAGTACCAACGGTTTAGCCGCCGGAGCCAGTGTGTTGAAGGAAGTTTCTCCGCACTTTTCGTGGGGGCTTGATTATATGATGCTTCACCCGCATGGCAGAACGTACCACGAATCTATGGCCGAACGCCATTATGAAGATATTTACGCCCATAATATTGCCTTAGCCGGTAAATATACTTTCAACGCTTGGGATAGTCTGCAAGTATATATGCCTATGGGCGTTGGTATGATGAATGCGCGCATGAAAACCCACCACTCCGGTACAGGTAGCAGTGATAAGGATAAATGGGGGGCTTCCGCCTATATCGGCTTAGGTTTGCAGTACGACTTAACTTCCAGCGTATTTATGGGGTTGGAATACCGTTATGCCTATGCTTTTATTAACGACAAAGACCTTACCTTCTTTGATCGCGATAAACGCTTGCAATTCCATTCCGCCGCCTTGCGGTTAGGTATGCGCTTTTAATAATCTGCACAGCCAAACAATTACTCATAGGGGGCTGGGGGGGAACGAAACCTTCGTTCCCCTTTTTATGTTGTTTTTCTAGATGTAAAAAACCCCTGCGTGAGTAGCAGGGGGTGATAGTATGTTTGCTATGCAAAACGCGTATATACGCGGGCGGCTTCTTTGCCGTCACTTTCCCGCACGAGTACATGCCAAAAAGAGGTTTCACTTTCCGGGTACACTTCCACGCGGAGCGTTTCTTTTTCTTTACATTCCGTCTTGAAGGAAAGCAAAATCTGTTCCAATCTTTTACCTTTTTTTATTTCGGCCGGTACGCTTTCCAGGGCCCACGCGGCATAGTGAGTGTTGTTAACATGCGTGTTAATATCTAAATCTTCCTCGCGTGTGATGATTTGCAAAGCAGCAGTAGGCGTTTTGCACGGAAGGGCCGCCTTAAAATTACCTTCGGGTTCCAGTTCTTCGCGCTCGGCAGGGTTCATATCCAGCAAGTGTTGCGGGGTGCGCACCGGGCGGCGGCGTGTGATGTCAATAATTACCCACCACGACGATCCTTCCATAATTTTATTTCCGTCTTGGCCGTAAATAATAAATTGGCGGCGGCTTAGTAATTTGTCCGAATAAGCGTGCCAAGTTTCCACCGTAACATCTTGTTGCGCAATATCGGCTTGTAAGGCGCGGGCTTGCATGTGGGTTAACACCCAAGCGGTGTTGGCTTGTTGCATATCGGCAAAACCGAAATTAAGTTGTTGGCTGTCTAATGCGGCACATTCCTGAAAGTATTTCAGCAAGGTTTGTGTGGGGATATTCCCTTGGGCGTTTAATTCATCAAAGCGTACTTGGAAAGTTTTTTTAATCATAAAATCTCCTTTTTTATATTTTATCTGTTTTTTGAAAAGCCTTGACCCGTTTTTTTTTTTTCTTACAATGTACCTAATCGGTAGGCAGGAAGAATTAAAATGTTGTTTGCTCGCCGAAAACTTATTTATAAGAGGTTTTGTATGAAAAAGGGTTTTACTTTGATAGAACTTTTGGTCGTAGTGTTAATTATTGGTATCTTATCTGCAACGGCTTTGCCGCAATATACAAAAGCGGTGGAAAAGTCTCGCGCTACGGAAGCCATTACCAACCTGCAGACTATTGTAAAAAATGTGGAAATGGCTATTCTTGCCGGAAATACCGATTCTTATGCAAACCCGGAAAATTGGGATATACAACTTGCAGGCGGAACTTGGAAAACCGGCGGTTGTTGTGGCCCGGAATTTACCACAAAAAATTTTACATATCTTCCTGCTGATGATAATACGGGAGTAAGTGCTTATCGTTGTCAAGGTAATTGTAGTACAAGCTCCTCTGGATACAGTAACACAGAATATGAATTATTCCAAACTTATCCTAGTATAGACGGAGAAAATATTAAATTTTGTGTTGGAACAACAGATTTAGGCAAAAGTGTTTGTAAGTCTTTAGTTTCACAAGGATTTCAAAATCGTAGTTAGTAAATATGAATTTTTTGTAACATAAAACCCCCGCTGAAAAGCGGGGGTTTTTATCGTCAGAAAAATGCATCAATTAATGGATTTTTTTGAGTGTCAAAATGCCGTCTTCAAAAAACCACTCTTCAATCAGTTCGCCGGTCTCGTTGAACTTTTTGGTTACGCCGTTGGGTTTCCCGTCCTTGTGGGGGGAGATAAGCGCAATCGTTCCGTTGGGGTGATAAATAATTTTATCGCCGATGATTTTATCGTTTTTATAGGTGCATTCGGAGCGCAAATCGCCGTCGGGCGTATAGACTTTACAAACACCGTTTAAGTACCCTTTGTGGTATTCGGCGGTTTCCAACACTTTTCCGTCGGGGTAGTATTTTACTTGTTTGCCGTCTTGGATATCATCTACATAAGAAAATTCTTTATACAAACGGCCGGTGGGGTGGTACACGCGGGCTTTTCCTTGCAACATACCTTTTTCGTAGTATTTTTCAATGCTTACTTTGCCGTTGTCAAAGTAGATTTTGCACGCGCCGTTGCGTTCGCCGTTTCTAAATTCACATTCAAAATAGGTTTTGCCGTTTTCAAAATATTCTTTTACGGTACCGTCGGGCATGGTGCCGGTGTGT from Elusimicrobium sp. includes the following:
- a CDS encoding porin family protein, which codes for MNKKWMFIAGAVLFCTALAFAQEGSITYGEAAVVSGPDGVAVVGEEVTYPTQASQNVKKAADAKKAAAKKTIANSKAYQEKLGAQATQKANAAALKKGEPALKVNKTTTTTNVYDVSVTDKKGTTDYGIVEETVTNAQGSKTTGGVIYSNYTPSKVARANEKGMEVSFAAGMGLSMNEDRLGDRYSTNGLAAGASVLKEVSPHFSWGLDYMMLHPHGRTYHESMAERHYEDIYAHNIALAGKYTFNAWDSLQVYMPMGVGMMNARMKTHHSGTGSSDKDKWGASAYIGLGLQYDLTSSVFMGLEYRYAYAFINDKDLTFFDRDKRLQFHSAALRLGMRF
- a CDS encoding ribosome maturation factor RimP, which codes for MRDPKTIEQTVAKALENEQVELVDLVIQNQGKKKLLQFFVDKVGGVTLDDCGELTDKIDSILEMENLIDGAYILEVSSPGVHRVLKKPAHFKQFVTHRVKLVLKVPLEGRGFFTGVIAEAGDTEFTLDDGTNQFRFAYDNIKKANLDPVLKF
- a CDS encoding toxin-antitoxin system YwqK family antitoxin produces the protein MPKAADLIYILPGPADLSRHRTYEGEITMAEIVRKTTSNNDPLHVGFIRTYYIDGKEVYSETLDKNLDIEKHTGTMPDGTVKEYFENGKTYFECEFRNGERNGACKIYFDNGKVSIEKYYEKGMLQGKARVYHPTGRLYKEFSYVDDIQDGKQVKYYPDGKVLETAEYHKGYLNGVCKVYTPDGDLRSECTYKNDKIIGDKIIYHPNGTIALISPHKDGKPNGVTKKFNETGELIEEWFFEDGILTLKKIH